In bacterium, the sequence ATCTTGACATATATAATTCTTCCGGAAGGTTTGAAACAAATCTATATCAAGGTTATCTTAAGCAAGGGACTCATAATTTCAAGAATTTGAATGTCAACTTGCCCACAGGAACTTACTTTTTAAGCCTCTACACACAGGAAAAAATGTTTACACAAAAAATAAGTATTTTACATTAATATGAGATTTTTTGCTCTAACAATAACCTTTATATTATTCTCTTTCCCGGGGAAAGAAAATAATATATTTGCATCTCAGAATGTAATTAATCTTTTGCCTGAGGATAACGAAATCGGCAACTGGACAAAGAGTGGAACAATGAAAACCGCAGAAAATGATAGTGAATTATATGCCCTTATTGATGGAGCAGGCCAATTATACGTTAATAACGGCTTCCATAATTGTGCTTTTCAAAAATACAAAGGCACTGTCGACAGTCTTGATGTCAGAATTTTTGATCAAACGGATTCAACAGGAGCAAAAAACGTATATCATAATACGGCAAGTGGAACAGGAACACCATGGACAACTAATTTTGCAGGCACTGAGGCAAGGATTGATGAAACCTTATTATTTGATTATCGTACAGATTTCAGACAGGATAAATTTTTTGTCTCCATAACCATTTATAATAAAACACAACCTGCTCTTGATACGCTAAAACTATTTGCTCTTAACATATCAGAGGCAGTAGTAGGAGTAGAAAACCTTCCACTAATAACACCACAAAACACTAAGCTTTCTATTAATACATCTATTAGTTTTACAACTATCTATTACTCGCTTACTGCCAAAACTAAGATTTCATTGAAGATTTACGACCTCATCGGTAGAGCTGTAAAGACAATTGTAAATGAAGAAAAAGAGGCAGGGGTTTACAATGTGGTTATAAACACTAAATATCTGTCATCCGGAGTTTATTTCGCTAAATTAAGTACTAATAATTGTATTATAACTAAAAAACTAATTTTAATATAATATTTTCCTTATATTTGGAAAGAATTAGGGGGATTTATGAAATATTTTATTTTTCCAATAATAGTTTTATTACTTTTTTCATCCGGATGCAGGAAGAAGGACCAAAATACTACTACGAGCAAAGATGTTGTTGATATTATGCCCACAGATAATGAGATTAGCAACTGGACAAGAAGCGGCACAATGAGCATAGCGGAAAATGAAACACAATTATGTGCTCTTATTGATGGGGCTGCTCCAACATATACTGATAATAGTTTCGTTAAATGCGCATTCCAGAAGTATAAAAGCTCTACGGATAGTCTTGAAGTCAGAATATATGACCAAACAGATTCAACAGGAGCCAAAAACGTATATCATAATGGGACAAGTGGGACAGGAACGCCTTGGACAACTAATTCTGCTGGCACTGAGGCAAGGATTGACGAAACTTTACTTTTTGACTATCGTATAGATTTCAGACAGGATAAATTTTTTGTCTCCATAACCATTTACGCAAAAACACAATCTACTCTTGATGTAGCTAAATTCTTCGCCCAGAACATATCTTCTGCAATCAAATAATAAGATTTATGAAAAAAATTACACGAAGGGAATTTTTAAAATTTGGTGCAGGAATGTTGGCAATTTCGTTAGTTCCTAAGTTTATATCCGGCGGAGAGAACAAGAGTGAAAAAGCAGGTCCCATCATTGCTGTAGCCACTGGCAACAAAACAAAACTCGTTAAACCCGCACTAGATTTAATTGGTGGAATTGGAGCTTTTGTTAAACAAGGAGACCGCGTACTATTGAAACCCAATATTTCTTTCGCTTCAAATAGCGAATGGGGTGCAACGACAAGCGTTAATATTGTAAAACAGATTACAGAACTATGCCTTTCCGCAGGGGCTTCAAAAATAATAATACTTGATTATACTATACAGAACGCTGAGCTTTGTACGAAAAATTCTTCCATAATGGACACACAAATTGATAAAAAAGTTTCTATCCTTACCCCAGATAAAGAAAGACAATTTGTTGAAGTTAATGTTCCGAATGGGCAGGAACTAAAAAAAGTAAAAATCTCACGTGAACTCCAAAAAGTAGATAAACTAATAAACATTCCAACCGCTAAATCACATTCTGCAACCGGTGTAAGTCTTGGAATTAAAAACCTTATGGGATTGGTGTGGGACAGAGCGTATTTTCATAAAGTCAATATTCATCTTGCAGTTGCCGAACTTCTAAAAGTCATTAAGCCCGATCTTACCATAGTCGATGCTACACGGGCACTTACAAGCGGAGGGCCAGGAGGTCCCGGAAAAACAGTCATTCTCAATACTGTAATTGCCGGGATTGATCCTGTAGCGGTCGATTCTTATACGGTAGGAATCACCCCATGGTATGATAAGTCTTTCAGAGGTAAAGATGTAAAATACATAGTTGAAGCATCTAAACTCGGATTTGGCGAAATTGAAACCGATAACATGAACATAAGAAAAGTAGACGTCGAATAAGTCTGTTTCCCTGCTTGTTAACCATAAATAGGTTATATTTTCAAAATAAAAATTGTTTAAAAAACTTATTAAAAATAAAAGAATGCCCAGATGGGGTATTCAACTTTCTTTCCTTTTTATATTTGTATTGTGTTTTCTTCAAACTAAATATAGCTCAACACAAAGCTTCCAGAACATATTTTTTAAATATGACCCTTTAGTCTTTATTATTACAAGCATAGTCTCTCACACTTTATTGATTTCTTTTTTATTTTCATTTTCTTTTATTATCATTTCCTTGCTATTCGGAAGAATTTTTTGTGGATACATATGCCCTCTCGGCACTTTTATAGATATTTTCGACCTTATTCTGCATAAAAAAAATAAATCTTTCAGCAACTTATTTAAAAATACCAAATATTTTATTTTTCTTTTTCTTATTATTAACGGCATATTTGGAATTTCACTCGTTTACTTATTTGATCCTATTATAATTACCGAACGTTTTTTTAATCTAACACTCTATCCCCTTCACAACTCTAAAGATATATTTATTGGCTTAGTATCCTTAATCATAGTTTTAGCATTATCCTTCATAGACACAAGATTTTGGTGTCGTAATTTTTGTCCGCTTGGTGGGTTGTTTGCTCTTTTATCAAAATTCTCATTATTCAAATTTTCTTTTATAAAAAACTGCCGAAAATGTAAATTTTGTAAAAATATATGTCCTACCAGTGCCATAGATACTGAAAATTCATCAATTGATGCAGGAGAATGCATTTCTTGTTTCCGATGCCAGAACGAATGCAATCTAGGTCTTATTAAATACAAAAAAAGCTTATTATCTTCTCCATTCAATCTTGAAAGGAGAGCTTTTATGACATCCGTAGGTACAAGTATAATTACTATTCCTCTTCTTAAATATATTTCTCCCAAAATATCTATAAGACTTATAAGACCTCCCGGGGCGCTTCCTGAGATAGATTTCTTAAAAACCTGCATCCGTTGTGCAAAATGCATGAAAATCTGTCCAACTAAAGGGCTTCAACCGACCTTGATGGAAGCAGGAATTAATGGGATACTCACTCCGATGCTTGTTTCAAGAATAGGAGGTTGTGAAAAAGACTGTACCGGCTGTGGTAAAATATGTCCAACATCAGCAATAAGAAACCTTTCTCAAGAAGAAAAAACTTACGCAAAAATAGGAACTGCAGTAATTGATAAGGAAAGATGTATTGCATGGGCAGAACAAAAAAACTGTCTTATCTGTGATGAAGCCTGTCCTTATAACGCAATAGATTCTATTGCCAGAACGATTGATAATATTTCACTGTTAAGACCAACGGTAAGAAAGGATATTTGTATGGGATGCGGAATCTGTGAGTCAAGATGTCCCGTTGAAAGAGATTCTGCAATCCAAATATTCTCAATAGGAGAGGAAAGAAGGAAATATGGTTCTTATATTACAAAAGAAAAGTTTTTATTAAAAAGACCGGAAAATACTTTTGAAAATAGTCCTGAAAATATCCCTTCAGGATTTATAACACAATAACCTTGGGCGCTATTTTAATTTTATTAGTTTTTAATCTGACAGGCAAACCAATTTGCGGTCACTCAATATTTTTTGACGGCAGCGGAGAAGCATCTATATCTAACTTTCTGTTCATATCTACCCCCTATGGAATCTATACTTTTGACCGGAATGCAGAAACATGGGGGAATATCAATAGTTCAAACGGAATACCGGACAACAGGATTAAAGTAATAGGATATGATGAGGGAATTTTATGGGTAGCCACCGAAAATGGTATAGCTTCTGCAGATATTAAAATAAACGATTGGTGTACTTATGATACACTTTCAAAAATTAAAACTATCGATTTTGACGAGGAATATGTTTGGCTAGGCAGTGACTCGGGACTCCAAAAATTTAACAAGTACAATGAAAAAATAGAACCCGTATTAAGCTTAAAAATAAACGATATGTTAATGCAGAATAATTATATCTGGCTTGCCACACACGACGGCATTTTGAAGTATAATCTTAAATTTGAAAAAACAGAAGAAAACCCCATAACTTCAAAAGATAATTATGATTTTATAATCAATACTCCGGGAAAAATCTGGTTTATTTCCGATAAGTCTTTTGCTTCATATACAAAAGAGATTGAAAAGTGGTCTACCTATAACTCCTTTCAAATCCTGGATTATGATAATATCAACGATTCCATATTTGCTTTAACGAATAACAATAAAATTTATTTATATGATCCCCATTCCGACAACTGGGCTGAATTCAGAAATATTGAAATCTACGACAAAATTAACGGCATATGTATTGGAGGGGGAACGCTTTTACTTGCTACAAATAAAGGACTGGTTATCTATGATATCCTTAAAAAGCAAAAAACTTTTTATAATCATATGAATGGACTTTTAACAGATTCTATTATTGACTGCTATCGGAAAGATAAATTTATTTTTGCAGTTACTTCCCATAGTATTGAGTTTTTAAATACCGATAAACAGGAATGGCAGGTAAAGGAAATAATTCCTCCCCAAAAAGCAAGAAAAAAGCTTTTTTACGTTGATGAATCCGGTGGACACCTGAAACTGATAAAAAATCTTGATACAAAACTTCAGGGAATGGCTTATTATACGACAGGTTCATCTAGCCAGGATACAAACATTGATATGCAAGTTATTACACAGGACAAAAACAACCGAAGTCTTTCTCTTTATTACAACAATACCGATAAGTCTCAAATAATTTATGGGCTTGGATACAGAGGAACAAATCGGGATCTTATTTATAAAACAGACCTTGGATTCCTGAAAACAGAATATAATGAGTTTAATCTGCTCCCGCAATTTTCAACTTACGGCGGGAGTCTAAAAACACGGATATGTATGGATATACAAGCAGGACAGATAAAATCAAGTTTTAGAAACGATTTTTTCACAGGTTGTTCAATTCAAAAAAAACTTACTCTTAACGATAATTTTTATTTAAAAAATACTTTCTATTCCATAGATACAATAACTTTTCCCATAACAAAAAGTTACGATACTATATTTGTTGATGATCATAATTCTTTTAGCGATTCGCCTAAGACAAGAAAAAATTTTACAATAAGCGGAATCACAGGAGATTTTGACCCTTTAATAAATAATATTGACTATTTTATTGATTATAAAAGAGGCATTATTCACTTCAAATCTGCCAAAAATACCACTGATAATATTGTTATTCTTTTGGGCACCAAGGAAATTATAATCCAATCAGACAGCATAAAAAATCATATGATGGAAAATGTTTATTCTCTGGGACCTAATATAATACCTAATTCATTGACTTTAGAAATTACAGATACGATAGGAAATAAGCATTCGCTTTATTCTTTCGGCATAGATAGGAATAATGATAATAAAATAGATCCTGAATTTATAAATCTTGACCTCGGATTCCTTATATTTCCACAAAAAAGACCTTTCCCGGATGAAACATATACTGATGGGGTTCATACTTACAGTATGTCCATAAACTTTTCTTCTAATTCTAATTACTATTATCTATCCTATAAACCAATAGTAATAGGAAGTGAACATATGTACGTAGACAATGAAACACAAACCAGAGGGATAGATTATATAGTTGATTATACGGAAGGAAGGTTGCTATTCCTTAAAGAAGGTATTATTTCTGATTTTAGCAAAATACAGGTTCAATATTCTTCCGTTGAAAGAGAAGGAGAAGACATGTTTTATTCCGTTCAGCCGTCTATAAATTTTGGGAATAATTTAGAAATAACACCGGCAGTAATGTCCTTTGAAAACGAGAACATTCTTTCATTATCAGGGCTAATCCAATCCAAGGGAGGAGAGGAAAAGAGAATAAAAGTAGTCCCTCAGGTAGCTGTAAATAACAATAGGGATTATGCCTGTTCTTATGATATGATTACAGGTTATAATGCTCTCGGTATAAATGCAAATTATACTACATATTCTAGGGATTTTAATGATTTTGGGAAAGCAGAAAGACTTTATGGGAAGTTAAAAGAGAGCTACAGTATAGCAGGGAATATAGAGCCTATTCATTTTTTATATCTGGATGTTGATACGAAAAAAGAGACTCAAATAGATTCTTTAGAAAGTACAAATATCTCTAAAAATATCTCAGGGAAGCTTTCCTATGCCAATCCTGTTTTACCACAGACTTACATATCTATCAGCAAGGCAAATTTACCTGATATTAACGAACTTTTATTAAAGGCAGGCAGCAATTACGAATTTGAAAAATTCAACTCAAAAATCAAGTTGAATACAACTTTGAATAATGGATTTGTAGAATTAACCGCAGACTCGGAAAACACTTTTAATGAATATATGGTAAAAACCACACTTTCTCTCCCTTTCAAAATAAATAATGACCTGTTATTAAAATTCAATAACTATTATACTAATGGTAAAAATAATAAAAATGGGAATGAAATTCGTACAGCCTTTAATATTGATGTTATCCCCGGAATATATTATACCGGGAATTATAATAATGAGAGAATTAATTATATGTTTATAGAGACCAAAGATATATCATGGACGCAGAATTTTTATACTAACTTGAATATAGCCCCCGGAATCTGGTATTCGCCGTTCAGCATTTTTAATTGCTCGTTTAACAGCGGTAAAAGTCTTTTTGAATACATAGAAAACACTTCTGCTAATTATCATATTCCTTTACTAACATTATCTCCTGTTTCAGACTTACAAGTTTCAAGAATAACTGAAATAAACAGCTATTCCATCACTCCCCAATTCACACCAACTGTTGAACTATTGTTATGGGGAAATCATACTGTAAATACAAGTGGATTATCTTATTATAGCTTGCCCAATTTAAAAATATCAACGACCGATGAGTTAAGAGCAGAATGGAATACTAAAAAAGTAGGACTACTTATACTTTCAGGGAGGAAAGATATTATTAAGACTTATCCTCTTAATGAAACCCATATTTTTTATTCCGAATGGAATCATCCGTGGAATCCAATATATAGAACAAAATTGACTTTCAATTACAGCACTTCTGAAAATAAATATAATGAATCCATCATTCTACCTTACTCAGAAATAAAATTGAATTACGATAATGTTTTAAGGTTTGGAATTAATTATTTTAATATATATCTCGGTGGACTAAAAGAAAACAGCTATAATGCATCCGTATCCTCTTATGCTCTTACTCCAGGTTGCGGAACTAACTTAACACTTTTCAAGTTCCTGTTAATACGGTTTAATTACGAAACTACTTTTAAAACCAATACTAACTCAACACAAAACTGGTCGTTCAAAATAACAGGTCAATTTTAGTGTATCTATTTTACTTACTTTTTTTTATAACACTGTAATACAAATAATCCAAGAAGTAATGAAAACCAGCGGATAAAAAATTATATAGAGTCCCTTTTAAGCAACAACAAACAGATATCTATACTGTATTTTACTTTTAGTAAAATATAGTATTAATTTATATAAACAACGGCGCCAACACAAGCGTGATAGTTGCAAGCAATTTTATAAGCACATGTAAAGAAGGTCCCGCAGTATCTTTGCAAGGATCACCTACCGTATCCCCCACAACCGCAGCTTTATGCGCATCCGAGCCTTTGCCGCCAAAATTTCCAAGCTCTATATATTTCTTTGCATTATCCCACGCGCCACCACCATTATTTAGAAATAACGCTAAAATTACTCCGACAATAGTTCCTACCATAAGAAACGCTGCAACGGTTTCCGCTCCAACACCAAACAGTTTAAATATAACCCCAACTGCAATGGGAAAGAGTATCGGCAATAAACCCGGAACTATCATTTCTTTTAATGCGCCTTTTGTTACAATATCAACAGTTCTACCGTAATCGGGTTTTTCTGTTCCCGCTAAAATACCCGGTTTCTCTTTGAATTGGGCCCTAACATCATTTATAACATAATACGCAGCTTTACCAACTGCTTTAATTGCAAAACTTGCGAACAGGAATACAAGCATTGCTCCCAAAAGCGCTCCAACAAATACCTCCGGTTTCGCTATGTCAACACTTATAAGGTTAAGTCCATAATTTTTCACTTCATCAAGGTATGCGCTGAACAAAAGAAATGCAGCGAGAGCCGCTGAACCTATTGCATACCCTTTAGTAAGCGCTTTTGTAGTATTTCCCATCGCATCAAGTCTATCTATTTTTTCTCTTATTTCTTTTGGTTGTTGACTCATTTCTACTATCCCACCTGCATTATCAACGATAGGACCAAAAGTATCCATAGCAAGTATATATGCCGCAGTTGCAAGCATCCCCATAGTAGCAACCGCAGTTCCAAATAATCCCGCATCTAAAAGTCCCGAAGTTTTTCCAAGATAATACGACCCGAGTATAGCCGCAGAAATAACAATCACAGGCAAAGCAGCACATTCAAAAGCCACACCCAATCCTGCAATTATATTTGTTGCAGGTCCCGTCTGGCTAGCTCTCGCAATTGATAACGTAGGTCTGTATTTATATTCCGTATAATATTGTGTGATATATACAAAAAATATTGAAGTTACAACTCCTATAATTCCACAGGCAAAAAAATGCAACCATGCATTCGGCGCAGTATCACTATTCAATAACCATCTGGTCGCGATACCAAAACCTATCATAGCAAGAACAACCGCAAAATAATACCCCCTGTTCAATGATTTCATAGGGTCTTCATTGTTTTTAACTTTAACCGAAAGTATTCCAATAATTGACGCTATAATTCCAAAGGCACGCGCAACAAGAGGGAACATCATAACCCCTATAATCCATACAGGTGAAGCATTCGGCACTTTTAACGCCATAGCCGCACCAAGTATCATCGCCCCAATATTTTCAGCCGCAGTGGATTCAAACAAATCTGCTCCTCTACCGGCACAATCGCCTACATTGTCACCTACAAGGTCAGCTATAACTGCAGGGTTTCTTGGGTCATCTTCAGGAATTCCGGCTTCAACTTTTCCGACAAGGTCAGCTCCTACATCAGCCGCTTTCGTATAAATTCCACCACCAAGCTGGGCAAATAGAGCAACAAAAGAAGCGCCAAAAGCAAACCCAACTATAACAAACGGAATTTTTGTAGGTTCAACTCCTCCCACATATTGCACAAGAGCATAAAGCCCACTAACACCCAGCAAACTCATAGCAACAACCATCAGCCCCGATACTGCACCACCCCTTAATGCAATTTGTAATGCCTCATTAACACCTTTTACAGCTCCTGCCGCAGAACGAATATTGCTTCTTATACTTATCCACATTCCTATATATCCGGAAACTAACGAACAGATAGCCCCGAGAACAAAAGAAAATGTTATCCAGAAAGCCAATCCGATTGAAGTTCCAACCGGGTCAAAATCCCTGTGTGCCCTTATAAAACCATATCCAACAAACAGTATTACAGCAAATACAATAGTAAGTATAATAATAGTTTTGAACTGACGCCGTAAAAATGCCTCCGCACCTTCTTTTATGGCATTTGAAATCTTCTGCATTGCTTCATCGCCAACGTCTTTTCTAAGAACCCATCTGGCAAGGAAGTAAGCAGTAATAAGTCCTATAACACTAATAACAATTACCAAACTCAATAAGAAAAACTCTTCCATTTCCCCTCCTAACTAAAAATTAGCTCCCCTTAAATTACTATTGTTTGTTCTATCCCTGTATCTTTTTTATTTCTTGAATATAATGAATATAAACTATATTTATCTGGCTAAAAGTCAATAAAAAATTGACAATAAGCAAGAATTCACTTATTTTTAGAATTTAATGAACACTAAAACACTTCAAATAATTGATGCAAACATCAACCGTATAACAGAAGGATTGAGGGTCGTAGAAGAAATCGCAAGATTTGTAATCAAAGATGCGCAATTGACAAAACAAATAAAAACCGAACGCCATAAAATTAGAAAACTAAGCAAAAAAATAGAAACCCTTGAATACAGAGACACCTCCAAGGATTTAGGAAAAAACAAAGATTTTGACACTTATTCTTATAAAAACATACCTGAACTGACAAACAGAAACTTTAAACGAGCACAAGAAGGATGCCGTGTTATAGAAGAATTTACTAAATTACTTGATACTCCTTTATCTTCTGATATCAAAGAGATACGCTTTAAAATTTATGACATCGAAAAAACAATGAACATCAAACTTTCTAAATGTCTCCCTGCAAAGAATAAAACAGACTTCAGCTTTTATGTAATACTCGATAAAAAATACATAAAAAATAATAACCTTTCTTCCCTAACAACTATTGTAACGGATTTATGCAAAAATGGGGCAACTGTAATCCAATTACGCGAAAAATTAACAGAAGTTAAATCTTTTCTTGAAGACGCCCTGCTGGTAAGAAAAATTACTCAGAAATTCAACATTCCATTCATCGTTAATGATAGGCTTGACATTGCGTTTGCCGTAAATGCAGATGGAGTTCATCTTGGGGAAACAGACATTCCAATACAATATGCAAGAAAGTTGTTTCCCGGCAAAATAATCGGAATCTCGGCAAACACAGTAGAAAAAGCTAAAAACGCTGAAAAAATGGGAGCCGATTATTTAGGAGTCGGGTGTCTGTTCCCTTCTAAAACAGCATCCAAACCTATTACTTCCTTAAATATACTCTCCAAAATTAAATCTGCTGTACACATCCCAGTATTAGGAATAGGTGGAATTACATTAAATAATATCGTTCAAATCTTATCCACAAAAGCTGATGGGATATGTGTAGCAGGTGATTTGTTCGCTTCTTCTAATATAAAAAAACGCACGAAGGAATTTAAAAGTAAAATAAGCACTTATAAAATAATATGAAGAGAAATTTGTTTTGTTTTGTATTGATAATCTTTATAGTAGGATGCGCACCTGTTTATCAAATACCAACACGAACTTCCAAGCTCAAAGGCATTCCAACCATCAAAATATCATTAGGGAGATTCGACAAAATAGAAATCAAAGGTAATAATATTTCCGTAAAAAATGACAATGCCACCGCAAAAGGCAATTCCTTGGAAATAACTACGTCTTCAATACAACTTGACGGCAGAGCTTTAAATAAGATTCAAACACCCTTTGAAGTAACATCCGACAAAGGCATACTGGAATTTAACAGCAAAAAATTCAGGGGGAATTTACTTATCTACAATAAACAATCCAATTTTCTGGTAGTAAACAAAGTAGATATGGAAAGCTATCTGAAAGGAGTCGTTCCTTGCGAATTAAAAACTACCGAGATGGAAGCTTTAAAAGCACAAATTATAGCAAGCCGCAGTTTTGCTCTCCATTTAATAAAACCGGGAACAGAGTGCTACGATTTAACATCAGGGGTAGAAGCTCAGGTGTATAAAGGTATAGAAGCGGAAGTAGATTTTATAGATAAAGCAATTGAAGAAACTCAGGGCATAGTATGCACTTATAACGGAGAAACAGTGGGAACCCAATATTCTTCTAATTGTGGAGGTAGAACAGCCAATGGAAAGGCTCCTTACTTAAAAAGTACACCCTGCCAATTTTGTAAATCATACCCAAACTATAGATGGGAATGCTCTTTTCCACGGGCATCATTTTTCGAAAAATTAGGAGTAAAAGGCAACTCTTTTTCAATAACTAAAAGAGACAAATCGGGCAGAGTGGTAGAACTTCAAATTCCCGATGCTGACTGCATCCTAAAGGGAGATCAGGTAAGAGCAAAATTAGGGCTTAAAAGCACTTTTTTAGAAATAAAAGATGCCGGAGATAAAATAACAATTAGTGGCAAAGGTTACGGGCATGGTATTGGATTATGTCAGTATGGAGCTGTCGGTATGTCAAAACAAGGCTTTGATTATAAAAGCATACTTAAACATTATTATTCAGGGATAAAAATAGAAAAAATATATTAAAATGCTGTGTTTAATGTTCTTGTTATTATCTACACCACCGGAATTTATAGTAAAAAGTATAAAATTCGATGGATGCAAATCAATTTCACCGAAAAAATTAAAAACCATTATACATACTTCTAAGGGCCGCCCATATGATGAATTTCAGGCAAAAATGGATGAAAAAAGGCTTGTCAATTTTTACAAAAGTAAAGGATTTAAACAAGTAAAAATTAAAAAATTTGAAACTACCGTAAACATAAAAAGGAAACAGATAAATTGCAAGATATCTCTGGATGAAGGC encodes:
- a CDS encoding sodium-translocating pyrophosphatase, translated to MEEFFLLSLVIVISVIGLITAYFLARWVLRKDVGDEAMQKISNAIKEGAEAFLRRQFKTIIILTIVFAVILFVGYGFIRAHRDFDPVGTSIGLAFWITFSFVLGAICSLVSGYIGMWISIRSNIRSAAGAVKGVNEALQIALRGGAVSGLMVVAMSLLGVSGLYALVQYVGGVEPTKIPFVIVGFAFGASFVALFAQLGGGIYTKAADVGADLVGKVEAGIPEDDPRNPAVIADLVGDNVGDCAGRGADLFESTAAENIGAMILGAAMALKVPNASPVWIIGVMMFPLVARAFGIIASIIGILSVKVKNNEDPMKSLNRGYYFAVVLAMIGFGIATRWLLNSDTAPNAWLHFFACGIIGVVTSIFFVYITQYYTEYKYRPTLSIARASQTGPATNIIAGLGVAFECAALPVIVISAAILGSYYLGKTSGLLDAGLFGTAVATMGMLATAAYILAMDTFGPIVDNAGGIVEMSQQPKEIREKIDRLDAMGNTTKALTKGYAIGSAALAAFLLFSAYLDEVKNYGLNLISVDIAKPEVFVGALLGAMLVFLFASFAIKAVGKAAYYVINDVRAQFKEKPGILAGTEKPDYGRTVDIVTKGALKEMIVPGLLPILFPIAVGVIFKLFGVGAETVAAFLMVGTIVGVILALFLNNGGGAWDNAKKYIELGNFGGKGSDAHKAAVVGDTVGDPCKDTAGPSLHVLIKLLATITLVLAPLFI
- a CDS encoding 4Fe-4S dicluster domain-containing protein — translated: MKICPTKGLQPTLMEAGINGILTPMLVSRIGGCEKDCTGCGKICPTSAIRNLSQEEKTYAKIGTAVIDKERCIAWAEQKNCLICDEACPYNAIDSIARTIDNISLLRPTVRKDICMGCGICESRCPVERDSAIQIFSIGEERRKYGSYITKEKFLLKRPENTFENSPENIPSGFITQ
- the thiE gene encoding thiamine phosphate synthase → MNTKTLQIIDANINRITEGLRVVEEIARFVIKDAQLTKQIKTERHKIRKLSKKIETLEYRDTSKDLGKNKDFDTYSYKNIPELTNRNFKRAQEGCRVIEEFTKLLDTPLSSDIKEIRFKIYDIEKTMNIKLSKCLPAKNKTDFSFYVILDKKYIKNNNLSSLTTIVTDLCKNGATVIQLREKLTEVKSFLEDALLVRKITQKFNIPFIVNDRLDIAFAVNADGVHLGETDIPIQYARKLFPGKIIGISANTVEKAKNAEKMGADYLGVGCLFPSKTASKPITSLNILSKIKSAVHIPVLGIGGITLNNIVQILSTKADGICVAGDLFASSNIKKRTKEFKSKISTYKII
- a CDS encoding SpoIID/LytB domain-containing protein, with translation MKRNLFCFVLIIFIVGCAPVYQIPTRTSKLKGIPTIKISLGRFDKIEIKGNNISVKNDNATAKGNSLEITTSSIQLDGRALNKIQTPFEVTSDKGILEFNSKKFRGNLLIYNKQSNFLVVNKVDMESYLKGVVPCELKTTEMEALKAQIIASRSFALHLIKPGTECYDLTSGVEAQVYKGIEAEVDFIDKAIEETQGIVCTYNGETVGTQYSSNCGGRTANGKAPYLKSTPCQFCKSYPNYRWECSFPRASFFEKLGVKGNSFSITKRDKSGRVVELQIPDADCILKGDQVRAKLGLKSTFLEIKDAGDKITISGKGYGHGIGLCQYGAVGMSKQGFDYKSILKHYYSGIKIEKIY
- a CDS encoding DUF362 domain-containing protein produces the protein MKKITRREFLKFGAGMLAISLVPKFISGGENKSEKAGPIIAVATGNKTKLVKPALDLIGGIGAFVKQGDRVLLKPNISFASNSEWGATTSVNIVKQITELCLSAGASKIIILDYTIQNAELCTKNSSIMDTQIDKKVSILTPDKERQFVEVNVPNGQELKKVKISRELQKVDKLINIPTAKSHSATGVSLGIKNLMGLVWDRAYFHKVNIHLAVAELLKVIKPDLTIVDATRALTSGGPGGPGKTVILNTVIAGIDPVAVDSYTVGITPWYDKSFRGKDVKYIVEASKLGFGEIETDNMNIRKVDVE
- a CDS encoding DUF6599 family protein — translated: MKYFIFPIIVLLLFSSGCRKKDQNTTTSKDVVDIMPTDNEISNWTRSGTMSIAENETQLCALIDGAAPTYTDNSFVKCAFQKYKSSTDSLEVRIYDQTDSTGAKNVYHNGTSGTGTPWTTNSAGTEARIDETLLFDYRIDFRQDKFFVSITIYAKTQSTLDVAKFFAQNISSAIK
- a CDS encoding T9SS type A sorting domain-containing protein, which encodes MRFFALTITFILFSFPGKENNIFASQNVINLLPEDNEIGNWTKSGTMKTAENDSELYALIDGAGQLYVNNGFHNCAFQKYKGTVDSLDVRIFDQTDSTGAKNVYHNTASGTGTPWTTNFAGTEARIDETLLFDYRTDFRQDKFFVSITIYNKTQPALDTLKLFALNISEAVVGVENLPLITPQNTKLSINTSISFTTIYYSLTAKTKISLKIYDLIGRAVKTIVNEEKEAGVYNVVINTKYLSSGVYFAKLSTNNCIITKKLILI